A single Pseudoalteromonas phenolica DNA region contains:
- a CDS encoding HAMP domain-containing methyl-accepting chemotaxis protein, whose product MKLTVSLRIFGGFAILLLLSIVIYLVALMGIRSIGSGVEQMSEKSVPTLIAGADLAQNILITELSLIELSTTENEQEATRLRDLIKQANQSNNLAIQSLSQFIEPNSDSFALLKETKALNTTFLEASDQVITDYFKLLTLLSITQERAREFGDMGDESLSLAYDLEGLSEDESINDSITEFVTLIESSVDEANAALASNITFEILSIESALKDSKGELKSLFNKFSQSPELRDDESVSSMADNLERFLAALVGEQSAIKARLDSLKRRKEVSEQLKQAQQLGDSTREILIQLNDKIKLATNEIKNDALESVSQHQLITTVLTLITLCLSASVAYFVTNSIKKPLHHAVTQIKQAATGDMTVHFTKMRDDELGELADNMQSLVNTLRQTLKEIAHNSNSLATTAEETNTIAKQSFDSASSQNDKMQVMTHSIAEMTDTVQSVSNSIHHTLEQVEKSNNDAEQGQILLNQNIDNIHLLADAIKQSATVIETLNDDTNNISSVLDIIRGVAEQTNLLALNAAIEAARAGEQGRGFAVVADEVRTLASKAHDATQEIQQAIENLQQGAKQAVATMSKSQQETQQCVDGIQNVDEMLGSILSGITNIKDMSQHIATAAEQQSIAAVTQNENMKEMQHITELSASHAEENNQASQQLASMAETQRELLSKFKT is encoded by the coding sequence ATGAAACTAACAGTATCACTTCGAATATTTGGTGGTTTTGCAATATTACTTTTGCTCTCCATAGTTATTTATCTAGTTGCCTTAATGGGAATACGCTCTATCGGTTCCGGGGTTGAGCAAATGAGTGAAAAAAGCGTACCTACACTTATTGCAGGCGCAGATCTGGCACAAAACATATTAATCACTGAGTTATCACTGATAGAGCTTTCCACGACTGAAAATGAGCAAGAAGCTACTCGATTACGTGATTTAATAAAGCAAGCAAATCAAAGTAATAACTTAGCCATTCAATCACTCAGTCAATTTATTGAACCGAATAGTGACTCATTCGCTTTATTAAAAGAAACTAAAGCATTAAACACTACCTTCCTTGAAGCGAGTGATCAGGTTATTACTGATTACTTTAAATTACTTACGTTACTCTCTATTACACAAGAACGCGCTCGAGAGTTTGGAGACATGGGTGACGAAAGTTTAAGCCTTGCATATGATTTAGAAGGGTTAAGTGAAGATGAGAGTATCAATGACTCTATCACTGAATTTGTCACGCTCATAGAAAGCAGTGTAGATGAAGCAAACGCTGCTTTAGCTTCCAATATCACTTTTGAAATTCTAAGTATCGAATCTGCTTTGAAAGACTCTAAAGGGGAATTAAAGAGTTTATTTAATAAATTTTCGCAATCGCCAGAACTCAGAGACGATGAATCAGTTTCTTCAATGGCAGACAATTTAGAACGATTTTTAGCTGCACTTGTCGGCGAGCAAAGTGCTATTAAAGCAAGATTAGATAGTCTAAAACGCCGAAAAGAAGTGTCAGAGCAACTTAAACAAGCTCAGCAGCTGGGTGATAGTACCAGAGAAATATTGATCCAACTTAATGACAAAATAAAATTAGCTACCAACGAAATAAAAAATGATGCGCTTGAATCGGTAAGTCAACATCAGTTAATTACCACTGTCTTAACGCTGATCACTCTATGCTTGTCTGCATCTGTCGCCTATTTTGTGACTAACTCTATCAAAAAGCCATTACATCATGCAGTTACACAAATAAAACAGGCTGCAACAGGAGACATGACCGTTCACTTCACTAAAATGCGTGATGATGAATTAGGTGAACTCGCTGATAATATGCAAAGTTTGGTCAATACCTTAAGGCAGACATTAAAAGAAATAGCCCATAATTCTAATAGCCTAGCGACCACAGCAGAGGAAACTAATACCATCGCCAAACAGAGTTTTGACAGTGCCTCTTCTCAAAACGACAAAATGCAGGTAATGACCCACTCTATTGCGGAGATGACTGACACTGTGCAATCAGTGTCTAACAGTATTCACCACACTTTGGAACAAGTTGAAAAGTCGAATAATGATGCTGAACAAGGACAAATATTACTTAATCAAAATATAGACAACATTCACTTACTTGCCGATGCCATTAAGCAATCAGCGACAGTGATAGAAACATTGAACGATGACACGAATAACATCAGCTCTGTGTTAGACATTATTCGGGGCGTTGCTGAGCAAACTAACTTATTGGCTTTAAATGCAGCCATTGAGGCAGCAAGAGCTGGAGAGCAGGGTCGAGGCTTTGCGGTTGTTGCCGACGAGGTGAGAACTTTGGCAAGTAAAGCCCATGACGCAACACAAGAAATTCAACAAGCGATAGAGAACCTGCAACAAGGTGCAAAGCAAGCTGTTGCAACCATGTCTAAATCTCAGCAAGAAACTCAGCAATGCGTCGACGGCATTCAAAATGTGGATGAAATGCTTGGCTCAATTTTAAGTGGTATCACAAACATTAAAGATATGAGCCAACACATTGCGACCGCCGCTGAACAACAGAGTATTGCCGCTGTCACGCAAAATGAAAATATGAAAGAGATGCAACACATCACGGAGCTTTCTGCTTCTCATGCTGAAGAAAATAATCAAGCAAGTCAGCAGTTAGCTTCTATGGCCGAAACCCAAAGAGAACTTTTGAGTAAATTTAAAACCTAG